A window of Tautonia plasticadhaerens contains these coding sequences:
- a CDS encoding NAD-dependent succinate-semialdehyde dehydrogenase: MTTAAAPELTVPTRTQMYIDGTWCDAADGGRLAVTNPADESTITEVAFGGRADAERAIDAAAKALPAWRAKTAYERAEVLKRTADLLRERADAIGRALTLEQGKPVPEARGEVLHTAATFEWFAEEAKRSYGRVIPPAVAGKRHFAISHPVGVVGTITPWNFPAALPSRKIAPALAVGCTVVSRPADQTPLVLIAMFECLEEAGCPPGVANLVMGDARGIADAFFARPEVGKVSFTGSTRVGKELIRKSADGVKRLSLELGGHAPLIVFEDADVEQVAKAAVIGKFRNNGQVCVSPSRFFVHESLSEQFTEAAVEETKRLKLGPGWEEGVAVGPMFAQQGLDKTMELIEDARTRGASILTGGGRPSRFEKGYFFEPTVLRDVDGSMRLMTEEPFSPVMPLLSFSQVDEVIKAANDTPYGLAAYVFTNDLTVATRMAEGLEAGIIGINDPVPATPQCPFGGMKQSGLGRELGIEGLEAYLETKYVSLGLRG, from the coding sequence ATGACGACGGCCGCCGCCCCCGAATTGACCGTCCCGACCCGCACCCAGATGTACATCGACGGCACGTGGTGCGACGCCGCCGACGGCGGCCGGCTGGCCGTGACCAACCCGGCCGACGAATCGACCATCACCGAGGTCGCCTTCGGCGGCCGGGCCGACGCCGAGCGTGCCATCGACGCCGCCGCGAAGGCCCTGCCCGCCTGGCGAGCGAAGACGGCCTACGAGCGGGCCGAGGTCCTCAAGCGGACCGCCGACCTGCTCCGGGAGCGGGCCGACGCGATCGGCCGGGCCCTCACCCTGGAGCAGGGCAAGCCCGTCCCCGAGGCCCGGGGCGAGGTCCTGCACACCGCCGCCACCTTCGAGTGGTTCGCCGAGGAGGCCAAGCGCTCCTACGGCCGTGTCATCCCCCCGGCGGTGGCGGGCAAGCGACACTTCGCCATCTCGCACCCGGTCGGCGTGGTGGGCACGATCACGCCCTGGAACTTCCCCGCGGCCCTGCCGAGCCGGAAGATCGCCCCGGCGCTGGCGGTCGGCTGCACGGTGGTCAGCCGGCCGGCCGACCAGACCCCCCTGGTGCTGATCGCCATGTTCGAGTGCCTGGAGGAGGCCGGCTGCCCCCCCGGCGTGGCGAACCTGGTGATGGGGGACGCCCGGGGGATCGCCGACGCCTTCTTCGCCCGCCCCGAGGTGGGCAAGGTCAGCTTCACCGGATCGACCCGGGTCGGGAAGGAGCTGATCCGCAAGTCGGCCGACGGCGTGAAGCGCCTGAGCCTGGAGCTGGGCGGCCACGCCCCCCTCATCGTCTTCGAGGACGCCGACGTGGAGCAGGTGGCCAAGGCCGCCGTCATCGGCAAGTTCCGCAACAACGGGCAGGTCTGCGTCTCGCCGTCTCGGTTCTTCGTCCACGAGTCGCTCTCGGAGCAGTTCACCGAGGCGGCGGTCGAGGAGACGAAACGCCTGAAGCTCGGCCCCGGCTGGGAGGAGGGGGTGGCCGTCGGGCCGATGTTCGCCCAGCAGGGGCTGGACAAGACCATGGAGCTGATCGAGGACGCCAGGACCCGGGGGGCCTCGATCCTCACCGGCGGCGGGCGGCCGAGCCGGTTCGAGAAGGGGTACTTCTTCGAGCCGACCGTGCTGCGGGACGTGGACGGGTCGATGCGGCTGATGACCGAGGAGCCGTTCTCCCCGGTCATGCCGCTGTTGAGCTTCTCCCAGGTCGACGAGGTGATCAAGGCCGCCAACGACACCCCGTACGGGCTGGCCGCGTATGTCTTCACCAACGACCTGACCGTCGCCACGAGGATGGCCGAGGGGCTGGAGGCCGGGATCATCGGCATCAACGACCCGGTGCCGGCGACCCCGCAGTGCCCCTTCGGCGGGATGAAGCAGTCGGGCCTGGGCCGGGAGCTGGGCATCGAGGGCCTTGAGGCCTACCTGGAGACGAAGTACGTCTCCCTCGGCCTGAGGGGGTGA
- a CDS encoding FAD-dependent monooxygenase, with protein MPNRDEASGGVEVVPVLIVGAGPVGLALACSLRRLGVSCRVVDSGAGPTPEGESRALGLQARTMEIFEALGVADTLVAGGLEIRGLVAWRGRRPRFRLDASPLEGETRYPFILSIPQGATERALIDRLEALGGRVEWGTRLSGLGQDGGGVDAGLTADDGRIEKARAGWLVGCDGARSTVREALGLRFEGTSNPERFLLADVEIDWDLPRDHGHLMLTPEGVVPALPMPRERAWRLIDTTARLDSDEPAAIVGRFDDLLRRYSPVPATSMGPATWTSAFRIHRRAVGRLRIGRCLVAGDAAHIHSPVGGQGLNTGVQDAFNLSWKLALVARGEAPDTLLDSYDAERRPVAEAVLAATDRATRVVTLRNPLARWARDSAVATLVRIPPLHRRLIRSVADLEVTYRGGPLSIEEWPPHPLDRGDGPRPGDRLPDLPSGASGGLLDHARGPWFTLFLLPGIEPPSAAAGESIRAVLDLAAGRFGEIVRVVPVVGPGGMPDDAVPTPSSSIEDPDGRIHRLLGCPGPGLLLVRPDGHLGFRCRPPDAGRLRGYLDRCLGLGAEVGG; from the coding sequence ATGCCGAACCGGGATGAGGCGTCGGGCGGTGTGGAGGTCGTGCCGGTGCTGATCGTCGGCGCCGGGCCGGTCGGCCTGGCGCTGGCGTGTTCGCTCCGCCGGCTGGGCGTCTCGTGTCGGGTCGTCGACTCGGGAGCCGGGCCGACGCCGGAGGGGGAGTCCCGGGCCCTCGGCCTCCAGGCCCGGACGATGGAGATCTTCGAGGCCCTCGGGGTCGCCGACACCCTGGTGGCCGGCGGCCTGGAAATCCGGGGCCTGGTGGCCTGGCGGGGCCGACGGCCCCGGTTCCGGCTCGACGCGAGTCCCCTGGAGGGGGAGACGAGGTACCCGTTCATCCTCTCGATCCCGCAGGGGGCCACCGAGCGGGCCCTGATCGACCGGCTCGAGGCGCTGGGGGGGCGGGTGGAATGGGGGACGAGGCTCTCGGGGCTGGGCCAGGATGGCGGGGGGGTGGACGCCGGGTTGACCGCCGATGACGGCCGCATCGAGAAGGCTCGGGCCGGGTGGCTCGTCGGCTGCGACGGCGCCCGGAGCACGGTGCGGGAGGCGCTCGGGCTGCGGTTCGAGGGGACCTCGAATCCCGAACGATTCCTGCTGGCCGACGTCGAGATCGACTGGGACCTGCCCCGGGACCACGGCCACCTGATGCTCACCCCCGAGGGGGTCGTCCCGGCCTTGCCGATGCCCCGGGAGCGGGCCTGGCGGCTGATTGACACCACCGCTCGGCTCGATTCGGACGAGCCGGCGGCGATCGTCGGCCGGTTCGACGACCTGCTCCGCAGGTATTCTCCCGTCCCGGCGACCTCGATGGGCCCGGCGACCTGGACCTCCGCCTTCCGCATCCACCGCCGGGCGGTCGGCCGGCTCCGAATCGGCCGCTGCCTGGTGGCCGGGGACGCGGCGCACATCCACAGCCCGGTCGGCGGCCAGGGCCTGAACACCGGGGTCCAGGATGCGTTCAACCTCTCCTGGAAGCTCGCCCTGGTGGCCCGGGGGGAGGCGCCCGACACCCTGCTCGACTCGTACGACGCCGAACGACGCCCGGTGGCCGAGGCCGTCCTCGCCGCGACCGACCGGGCGACCCGGGTGGTCACCCTCCGCAACCCCCTGGCCCGATGGGCCCGGGACTCGGCCGTCGCGACTCTGGTCCGCATCCCCCCGCTGCACCGGAGGCTGATCCGCTCCGTGGCCGACCTGGAGGTGACGTACCGAGGCGGCCCGCTCTCGATCGAGGAGTGGCCCCCCCATCCCCTCGACCGAGGGGACGGCCCCCGGCCCGGCGACCGGCTGCCCGACCTCCCTTCGGGGGCCTCCGGGGGGCTGCTCGACCACGCCCGGGGACCCTGGTTCACCCTGTTCCTCCTGCCGGGGATCGAGCCGCCGTCGGCCGCCGCCGGCGAGTCGATCCGGGCCGTGCTCGACCTCGCGGCCGGTCGCTTCGGGGAGATCGTCCGGGTCGTCCCGGTCGTCGGCCCCGGCGGGATGCCGGACGATGCGGTCCCCACGCCATCTTCCTCGATCGAGGATCCCGACGGCCGGATCCACCGACTCCTCGGCTGCCCGGGGCCGGGCCTGCTGCTGGTCCGACCCGACGGCCACCTCGGCTTTCGGTGCCGCCCCCCGGATGCGGGGAGGCTCCGGGGTTACCTGGACCGGTGCCTCGGCCTCGGCGCCGAGGTCGGGGGATGA
- a CDS encoding Uma2 family endonuclease — MSTTTAPASTKSRTPTADDLIAMPDDGVRRELIRGELRETPMTRRNRSHSGVEANIAYLLKGWLDRQPEPRGRVHSGEAGFRIRQEPETFVGIDVAYAPPELIAATDPGRPYYDGPPALAVEILSPSDTHEDLVEKIALYLEAGVVVWEVDPDFRTIRVHRPGEEPVMHNVRQRLGGDPYLPGFDESVSRFFE, encoded by the coding sequence ATGAGCACCACGACCGCCCCCGCCTCGACGAAGTCGCGGACCCCCACCGCCGACGACCTGATCGCGATGCCCGACGACGGCGTCCGTCGCGAGCTGATCCGGGGAGAGCTGAGGGAAACCCCCATGACGCGACGGAACCGGTCCCACAGCGGGGTCGAGGCGAATATCGCCTACCTTCTCAAGGGCTGGCTCGACCGCCAGCCCGAGCCGAGGGGACGGGTCCACAGCGGGGAGGCGGGCTTCCGGATCCGCCAGGAGCCGGAAACCTTCGTCGGGATCGATGTCGCCTATGCTCCCCCCGAGCTGATCGCGGCCACCGATCCGGGCCGACCCTACTACGACGGCCCCCCGGCGCTGGCGGTCGAGATCCTCTCTCCTTCGGACACCCACGAGGACCTCGTCGAGAAGATCGCGCTGTACCTCGAGGCCGGCGTGGTCGTCTGGGAGGTCGACCCCGACTTCCGCACGATCCGGGTCCACCGCCCCGGGGAGGAGCCGGTGATGCACAACGTCCGCCAGCGACTCGGGGGAGATCCCTACTTGCCCGGGTTCGACGAGTCGGTCTCCCGGTTCTTCGAGTGA